In Isoptericola variabilis 225, the genomic window CAACTACGCCGGCGGCAACACGTCCGCCAAGGGCGTCGAGAAGGACCCGGTCACCGGGCAGGACGTCGAGCTGCTGTGGGTCAAGGGCTCGGGCGGCGACCTGGGCACGCTGACCGAGAAGGGCCTGGCGGTGCTGCGGCTCGACCGCCTGCGCGCGCTGCAGGACGTCTACCCCGGCGTCGAGCGCGAGGACGAGATGGTCGCCGCGTTCGACTACTGCCTTCACGGCAAGGGCGGCGCCGCGCCGAGCATCGACACGGCCATGCACGGCCTCGTCGACGCCGCGCACGTCGACCACCTGCACCCCGACGCCGGCATCGCCATCGCGACCGCCGTCGACGGCCCCGAGCTGACCGCGAAGATCTTCGGCGGCAAGGTCGTGTGGGTGCCGTGGCGCCGACCCGGCTTCCAGCTCGGTCTCGACATCGCCGCGATCAAGGCGCAGCACCCCGAGGCGATCGGCACCGTGCTCGGCGGCCACGGCATCACCGCGTGGGGCGACACCTCCGAGGAGGCCGAGCGCAACTCGCTCTGGATCATCGAGACCGCCGCGGCGTACATCGAGGCGAACGGTCGCCGCGAGCCGTTCGGCCCCGTGCTGCCCGGGTACGAGCCGCTGCCCGCAGAGGAGCGCCGGCTCAAGGCCGCCGCCCTGGCGCCGCACCTGCGCGCGATCGCGTCGCACGACAACCCGCAGGTCGGGCACTACACCGACTCCGACGTCGTGCTCGACTTCGTCTCCCGCGAGGCGCACCCCCGCCTGGCCGAGCTCGGCACGTCCTGCCCCGACCACTTCCTCCGCACCAAGGTCAAGCCGCTCGTGGTCGACCTGCCGGCCACGGCGAGCGTCGAGGAGATCGTCGAGCGCCTGCCCGAGCTGCACGAGGCCTACCGCGCCGACTACACCGCGTACTACGAGCGCGGCGCGGCCGAGGCGCGGGCCCGCGGCGAGGAGCCGCCGGCGATGCGTGGCGCGGACCCCGCGATCGTGCTCGTGCCGGGCGTCGGCATGTTCTCCTACGGCGCCGACAAGCAGACGGCGCGCGTCGCCGGCGAGTTCTACGTCAACGCGATCAACGTCATGCGCGGCGCCGAGGCGCTCTCGCGGTACCAGCCGATCGACGAGTCGGAGAAGTTCCGCATCGAGTACTGGGCTCTCGAGGAGGCCAAGCTGCAGCGCCGGCCCAAGCCCAAGCCGCTCGCGACGCGCATCGCGTTCGTGACCGGCGCGGCGTCGGGCATCGGCAGGGCGATCGCCGATCGTCTCGCGTCCGAGGGCGCGTGCGTCGTCATCGCGGACCTCGACGCGGAGAAGGCGCAGGGTGTCGCGGCCGAGATCGGGTCGGCCGACGTCGCGATCGGGGTCGCGGCGAACGTCGCCGACGAGGCCGCCGTCCAGGCCGCGCTGCGCGAGGCCGTCCTGGCGTTCGGCGGCGTCGACATCGTCGTCAACAACGCAGGCCTGTCGCTGAGCAAGTCGCTCTTCGACACGACCGAGGCCGACTGGGACCTCCAGCACGACGTCATGGCCAAGGGCTCGTTCCTCGTGTCCAAGAACGCCGCGCGCATCCTCGTCGACCAGAAGCTCGGCGGCGACATCGTCTACATCTCGTCGAAGAACTCGGTCTTCGCCGGCCCGAACAACATCGCCTACTCGGCGACCAAGGCCGACCAGGCGCACCAGGTGCGTCTGCTCGCCGCCGAGCTCGGCGAGCACGGGATCAAGGTCAACGGCATCAACCCCGACGGCGTCGTGCGCGGCTCGGGCATCTTCGCCTCCGGGTGGGGCGCGAACCGGGCCAAGACCTACGGCATCCCCGAGGAGGACCTGGGCAAGTTCTACGCCCAGCGCACGCTGCTCAAGCGCGAGGTGCTCCCGGAGCACGTCGCCAACGCCGTCTACGCGCTGTGCACGTCCGACTTCTCGCACACCACGGGTCTGCACGTCCCCGTCGACGCCGGCGTCGCGCAGGCCTTCCTGCGATGAGCGCGGCGGCCGTGCCCGACGGCGGTGCTCGCCTGCCGG contains:
- a CDS encoding bifunctional rhamnulose-1-phosphate aldolase/short-chain dehydrogenase, which codes for MTNETVTSLVERSNRLGADPRNTNYAGGNTSAKGVEKDPVTGQDVELLWVKGSGGDLGTLTEKGLAVLRLDRLRALQDVYPGVEREDEMVAAFDYCLHGKGGAAPSIDTAMHGLVDAAHVDHLHPDAGIAIATAVDGPELTAKIFGGKVVWVPWRRPGFQLGLDIAAIKAQHPEAIGTVLGGHGITAWGDTSEEAERNSLWIIETAAAYIEANGRREPFGPVLPGYEPLPAEERRLKAAALAPHLRAIASHDNPQVGHYTDSDVVLDFVSREAHPRLAELGTSCPDHFLRTKVKPLVVDLPATASVEEIVERLPELHEAYRADYTAYYERGAAEARARGEEPPAMRGADPAIVLVPGVGMFSYGADKQTARVAGEFYVNAINVMRGAEALSRYQPIDESEKFRIEYWALEEAKLQRRPKPKPLATRIAFVTGAASGIGRAIADRLASEGACVVIADLDAEKAQGVAAEIGSADVAIGVAANVADEAAVQAALREAVLAFGGVDIVVNNAGLSLSKSLFDTTEADWDLQHDVMAKGSFLVSKNAARILVDQKLGGDIVYISSKNSVFAGPNNIAYSATKADQAHQVRLLAAELGEHGIKVNGINPDGVVRGSGIFASGWGANRAKTYGIPEEDLGKFYAQRTLLKREVLPEHVANAVYALCTSDFSHTTGLHVPVDAGVAQAFLR